The following coding sequences lie in one Miscanthus floridulus cultivar M001 chromosome 9, ASM1932011v1, whole genome shotgun sequence genomic window:
- the LOC136483526 gene encoding uncharacterized protein has protein sequence MDFVCEVCGVVGYRQLLVQCSNCKNAARHLYCLDPVIYDASSFEWLCDDCPPKHNEVLKSLEWNCDHSHKVPRWKGSRNVIEEHNMLFEEGFNKAGVRMFLRLQNMNDVLKTRSVTWFHVPDDSSCDDHYSIQLGSIINEPNVNRVEVTKEPLLWGCRRHRSHKARYSTWGCRRRRSQKARRESSDASTKHFLSADTFNFSEMFVVEKLKRNDILEEGESKNDHLFYQPESADGSSHSASDLTVEIQKTAGAVGPTMNTMECLDLSMEKDNCSFSLNCVEGFTQGTKPDLLPLINVERSYPCVTDSSCPTVPNMEQKDDVLENAEQPHPSEMVNPDGTSHSPVGRALEIEERGAEAGLCSSVEDVEEQVDGSGPASESWEQPVPLKVVILRPWHDVPYSILRSKPPSNYSQSMQGSDLYVGNMDVLDPSKEWLDSRLKLDEQGAEPGLFASVEYVEQTHPNFTDKTSPIWSSEEQVDGSSPTSESSEQPDLLEVVRPWDDAPNSILRSKPPSNYSQPMQGSDLDVGNMDVLDPSKERMDSRLMSNTVEPSSSSNGGGTSVEKNNTEKTECLSGMDTVTPELDNVQGSNPSAEPSSSSNGGASAVERNSAEMTECLLGMGTLTPALHNVQALNPSTPKECLVSNTDNSDESNRSDEVHRSCNDLNGSYYPKPVLKGRISKMMYPRLWFQMPKMWLVGKHHKWKMPLPSKHVSPCKATKSSFRKQYKGPNRHIPRHTKHQKTKLVMKDRYTDPAHIRSCRPSKQIDRTCSSASLDLSPKTKEVNDANDAEPRCSKSVRTFENVMTKKRKRPILSYDEDAKAMQMEVRMRRRHVKSHVMKQQRSAENSEEAMTPGNSNNQHANDDMKARKQRRANKDKKAPLGNASVPCTRNDAAWLASDQQSFICTRPIDKPFWTGIMKIGQEYISLAAHLSNQACKEVQELSLSLPALMKVTKHSKLKAWPGRWKASEPTAECIGLYFFSDNMRELDQLVHYLTDHSLVLKYVVGFAKLLIFPSVFLPEQCQTFQGKHYLWGVFKPRMGTGKTGAAG, from the exons ATG GACTTCGTTTGTGAAGTGTGTGGTGTTGTTGGCTACAGGCAGCTTTTAGTACAATGTAGCAACTGCAAGAACGCTGCGAGGCACCT ATATTGTTTGGATCCGGTAATTTATGACGCCTCATCATTTGAATGGTTGTGTGACGATTGCCCCCCAAAACATAATGAAGTCCTGAAATCATTAGAGTGGAATTGTGATCATAGTCACAAAGTTCCTCGGTGGAAGGGGTCAAGGAATGTGATCGAGGAACACAACATGCTATTTGAGGAAGGTTTTAACAAGGCAGGGGTGAGAATGTTCTTGCGTCTGCAGAACATGAATGATGTTCTCAAAACGAGGAGCGTTACATGGTTCCATGTTCCCGATGACTCTAGCTGTGATGACCACTACTCTATTCAATTGGGTTCTATAATTAATGAACCAAATGTGAATAGAGTAGAGGTGACCAAGGAACCCTTGTTGTGGGGGTGTCGTAGACATAGGTCGCACAAGGCAAGGTATAGTACATGGGGGTGTCGTAGACGTAGATCGCAGAAAGCAAGAAGAGAGAGTTCTGATGCCTCCACTAAACATTTTCTGAGTGCAGATACATTCAATTTTTCTGAAATGTTTGTCGTGGAAAAGTTAAAGCGCAATGATATTTTAGAGGAAGGGGAAAGTAAAAATGACCACTTATTTTATCAACCAGAAAGTGCTGATGGTTCAAGTCATTCAGCTTCTGACCTTACTGTAGAAATACAAAAGACAGCGGGTGCTGTTGGACCTACTATGAACACAATGGAGTGTCTGGACCTCTCAATGGAAAAAGATAACTGCTCTTTTTCACTGAATTGTGTTGAAGGGTTCACTCAAGGAACAAAACCTGACTTACTTCCTTTAATCAATGTTGAGAGATCCTATCCATGTGTTACGGATAGTTCTTGCCCTACAGTACCAAATATGGAGCAAAAAGATGATGTATTGGAAAATGCGGAACAACCTCATCCTTCGGAGATGGTTAATCCTGATGGTACAAGCCATTCACCTGTGGGCCGTGCATTAGAAATCGAAGAACGAGGAGCGGAGGCTGGCTTATGTTCTTCAGTTGAAGATGTTGAGGAGCAAGTAGACGGTTCTGGTCCTGCATCAGAAAGTTGGGAGCAACCTGTTCCTTTGAAGGTGGTCATACTCAGACCATGGCATGATGTGCCATATAGCATCCTAAGATCAAAGCCTCCTTCAAACTACTCACAGTCAATGCAAGGATCAGATCTATATGTTGGAAATATGGATGTCTTGGATCCTTCGAAGGAGTGGTTGGACTCaaggttaaaacttgatgaacaaGGAGCGGAGCCTGGCTTATTTGCTTCAGTTGAATATGTTGAGCAAACCCATCCCAATTTTACTGATAAAACTAGTCCTATATGGTCAAGTGAGGAGCAAGTAGATGGTTCTAGTCCTACGTCAGAAAGTTCGGAGCAACCTGATCTGTTGGAGGTGGTTAGACCATGGGATGATGCGCCAAATAGTATCCTAAGATCGAAGCCTCCATCAAACTACTCACAGCCAATGCAAGGATCAGATCTAGATGTTGGGAATATGGATGTCTTGGATCCTTCCAAGGAGCGGATGGACTCAAGGTTAATGTCAAATACTGTAGAGCCATCAAGTTCTTCAAATGGAGGAGGCACATCTGTTGAGAAAAACAATACTGAAAAAACAGAATGCTTGTCAGGCATGGACACTGTCACCCCTGAACTGGATAATGTCCAAGGATCAAATCCCTCAGCAGAACCATCAAGTTCCTCAAATGGAGGAGCCTCAGCTGTTGAAAGAAACAGTGCTGAAATGACAGAATGCTTGTTAGGCATGGGAACTTTGACCCCTGCACTGCATAATGTCCAGGCATTAAATCCCTCGACACCAAAAGAATGCTTGGTTTCTAACACAGACAACTCAGATGAATCGAATAGGTCAGATGAAGTTCATCGCAGTTGCAATGATTTGAACGGAAGTTACTATCCCAAGCCAGTGCTGAAGGGAAGAATCTCCAAAATGATGTACCCAAGACTTTGGTTTCAAATGCCAAAAATGTGGCTTGTAGGCAAACATCACAAATGGAAGATGCCATTGCCTTCCAAGCATGTTAGTCCATGTAAGGCAACAAAAAGTAGCTTCAGAAAGCAATATAAAGGGCCAAACAGACATATTCCACGTCATACTAAACATCAGAAAACCAAGCTCGTTATGAAGGACAGATATACAGATCCTGCACATATAAGAAGTTGTAGGCCATCAAAGCAAATTGATCGTACTTGCTCAAGTGCTTCCTTGGATTTATCTCCAAAAACTAAGGAAGTGAATGATGCCAATGATGCAGAACCAAGATGTTCTAAATCTGTAAGAACTTTTGAGAATGTCATGACCAAGAAAAGAAAACGGCCTATTTTATCATATGATGAAGATGCCAAGGCAATGCAGATGGAAGTGAGGATGCGCAGGAGACACGTGAAAAGTCATGTGATGAAGCAGCAAAGATCCGCAGAAAATTCTGAGGAAGCAATGACTCCAGGAAATTCAAATAATCAACATGCCAATGATGATATGAAGGCAAGGAAGCAGAGAAGGGCCAACAAAGATAAAAAAGCACCTCTAGGGAATGCTAGTGTTCCATGCACACGGAATGATGCTGCATGGTTAGCATCAGATCAGCAAAGCTTTATTTGCACGAGACCCATTGATAAACCTTTCTGGAC TGGAATCATGAAGATTGGCCAGGAGTATATTTCATTGGCTGCACACCTGTCAAATCAAGCATGCAAGGAGGTGCAGGAATTATCACTATCATTACCAGCACTAATGAAAGTAACAAAGCATTCGAAGTTGAAAGCCTGGCCAGGGAGGTGGAAGGCATCAGAACCAACTGCTGAATGCATTGGCTTGTATTTCTTCTCAGATAATATGAG GGAACTGGATCAACTAGTGCATTATCTCACTGATCATAGCTTAGTTCTAAAATATGTCGTTGGCTTTGCCAAGCTGCTGATCTTCCCTTCTGTTTTCCTACCAGAGCAATGTCAAA CGTTCCAAGGGAAACACTATCTGTGGGGAGTGTTCAAGCCCAGGATGGGTACTGGGAAAACAGGTGCCGCAGGGTAA
- the LOC136479418 gene encoding uncharacterized protein yields the protein MDGTHGKEVEEETMNQALMASKAKSVAAGSGESSRPVTEIPSQKLSVNLTDARNAMHACIIAVGLFMSVLMINWCQVIDTMKKIWKARGDVNVTPLPGRRFILEFAVEGDMRHAIRGGPWRYRGDAFLVTKLEVGMEPSLIQFSTVPIWVQFHKIPIYLLSKNLAKQLGEKVADVLLVDVNSHENVSEKFIRARVLLPLHAALQKSITLTDEETEEEVVTQLRYERLPNFCLYRGLIRHKEPQCFAPEAGKKIRYSKEICLPPFIQGDPRSWLMSRGPTRGTLLLAPTQPQQQMAIEEVANGVANLLMKENSNSNMPTANKAQLNSSSLTFNL from the coding sequence ATGGACGGCACCCACGGAAAGGAGGTGGAGGAAGAGACCATGAACCAAGCGCTCATGGCCAGTAAAGCAAAGAGTGTAGCGGCAGGGTCTGGGGAATCCTCCCGGCCTGTCACTGAGATCCCAAGCCAGAAGCTATCTGTGAACTTGACTGACGCTCGCAATGCCATGCATGCCTGCATCATCGCGGTCGGTCTGTTCATGTCCGTGCTGATGATCAATTGGTGCCAGGTGATAGATACTATGAAGAAGATCTGGAAGGCGAGGGGAGATGTCAATGTTACTCCGCTTCCAGGCAGGCGCTTCATCCTGGAATTCGCCGTCGAGGGAGACATGCGACATGCCATCCGCGGAGGTCCCTGGAGATACAGGGGCGATGCCTTCCTCGTCACCAAGCTGGAGGTGGGTATGGAGCCATCACTAATCCAGTTCAGTACGGTACCAATCTGGGTCCAGTTCCACAAAATCCCCATCTACTTGCTCTCCAAGAATCTCGCTAAACAGCTGGGCGAGAAGGTGGCTGATGTCCTCCTGGTGGATGTCAACTCTCATGAAAATGTCAGTGAGAAATTCATCAGAGCAAGAGTTCTTCTGCCACTGCATGCTGCTCTTCAAAAGTCGATCACCCTGACCGATGAGGAGACGGAGGAGGAAGTGGTAACACAACTTCGGTACGAACGCCTTCCAAATTTTTGTTTGTACCGTGGTCTAATCAGGCACAAAGAACCCCAGTGTTTTGCACCAGAAGCAGGAAAAAAGATAAGATACTCAAAGGAGATCTGCCTCCCCCCGTTCATCCAAGGTGACCCCCGTTCTTGGCTCATGTCAAGGGGGCCGACGAGAGGAACACTGCTACTAGCCCCTACCCAGCCACAGCAGCAGATGGCGATAGAGGAGGTGGCCAATGGCGTGGCCAACCTGCTCATGAAAGAGAACAGCAACTCCAACATGCCGACAGCGAACAAAGCGCAGTTGAACAGTTCTAGTTTAACTTTCAATCTCTAG
- the LOC136481530 gene encoding probable serine/threonine-protein kinase WNK6 has translation MAPDPDLSGGEQAEPPDEVDDPDVDEVDPTGRYFRYKEVVGSGAFKTVYKGFDVVEGIEVAWAKVEINDRTMGSPKELQRLKTEIQLLRSLQHKHILKLYASWVDNKKRTVNLITELFTSGNLREYRTKHKKVDMKAMRRWAKQILTGLAYLHSQKPPIIHRDLKCDNIFINGNHGKVKIGDFGLAMVMQERKTQSIQGTLEFMAPELFGENYNELVDIYSFGMCMLEMVTGECPYSECQGFVQIYKKISEGTKPVALSKVKDAEVRSFIESCLASAADRLPASELLKSPFLMKDDIIINDNKTSNPVQEPIAFPPNLDLDLEATPIFVSLLPNGTVDNGKGSFSLVLRRGGFVLEGDMSGSNPVKLLLRIPVPNGKCKNVEFAFDLENDTSLSVATEMVHELELPSWSMPVVAKLVDAFLLKTVRGWRSCVQVGQMIQAVQNTASANAKCI, from the exons ATGGCTCCGGATCCTGATTTGTCCGGCGGCGAGCAGGCGGAGCCGCCCGACGAGGTGGACGACCCCGACGTCGACGAGGTCGACCCCACCGGCCGCTACTTCCGG TACAAGGAGGTCGTGGGATCAGGGGCCTTCAAGACAGT CTACAAAGGCTTCGACGTGGTGGAAGGCATCGAGGTGGCATGGGCTAAAGTGGAGATAAACGACCGGACCATGGGATCCCCCAAGGAGCTGCAGCGGCTCAAGACGGAGATCCAGCTGCTGCGGTCGCTCCAGCACAAGCACATTCTCAAGCTCTACGCCTCATGGGTCGACAACAAGAAAAGGACCGTCAATCTCATCACTGAGCTGTTCACGTCCGGCAACTTGAGAGA GTACCGTACGAAGCACAAGAAAGTTGACATGAAGGCAATGAGGCGATGGGCCAAACAGATACTGACAGGGCTAGCCTATCTGCACAGCCAGAAGCCACCAATCATACACAGGGACTTGAAGTGTGACAACATTTTCATCAATGGGAACCATGGGAAGGTTAAGATTGGGGACTTCGGTTTGGCAATGGTCATGCAAGAGAGGAAaacacagagtatacaag GCACCTTAGAATTCATGGCACCAGAGCTCTTTGGTGAAAACTACAATGAGTTGGTGGATATATACTCTTTCGGCATGTGTATGCTTGAGATGGTGACTGGTGAGTGCCCTTACAGTGAATGTCAGGGCTTTGTTCAGATATACAAGAAGATTTCTGAA GGTACAAAACCAGTTGCTCTCTCCAAGGTCAAAGATGCTGAAGTAAGAAGTTTCATAGAGAGCTGCCTAGCTTCAGCAGCTGATAGATTGCCAGCAAGTGAGCTCTTGAAGAGCCCTTTTCTCATGAAAGATGACATCATCATCAATGATAATAAAACCTCTAATCCTGTGCAAGAACCAATAGCATTCCCGCCAAATTTGGATCTGGATCTTGAAGCCACACCCATTTTTGTATCTTTGCTACCAAATGGAACTGTTGATAACGGGAAGGGGTCTTTCAGCCTAGTGCTTCGAAGGGGTGGATTTGTATTGGAAGGAGATATGAGTGGTAGCAACCCTGTCAAGTTATTACTAAGGATTCCTGTCCCCAATG GTAAATGTAAGAACGTCGAGTTCGCATTTGACCTGGAGAATGATACAAGTCTTTCGGTGGCTACAGAGATGGTGCATGAGCTTGAACTACCTTCTTGGAGCATGCCTGTTGTGGCGAAGCTGGTAGATGCGTTCTTGCTCAAAACTGTTCGTGGTTGGAGGTCGTGTGTTCAGGTCGGTCAGATGATCCAGGCAGTGCAAAACACTGCATCCGCGAATGCAAAATGCATCTGA